A single region of the Plasmodium malariae genome assembly, chromosome: 7 genome encodes:
- the PmUG01_07040400 gene encoding serine/threonine protein kinase, putative has product MSVYLKRKFFKKHRGSSSYFSDFSFDSYKKGNNSSENINCLSDSEHILCVRRPGRRRIRHIAAPFEMVEREDGYNFLNGSGKTKACVYGKSQKRKKKKRKKKVRNEAKRREYNWGNNLFNKRYMKGKIFTIFSYDYIEVLKRVRIMKRNNMINSDRVRSEEKVLNRQGSRTKKRKRNSAQCNNMDSVVSVVNLDNQDDVHIEEKEKLDIWRKIEAEEISLCSPLLMNVQSEYTLCSKKYKKISIVYVKEYSERKNKYILKRKIKKIYKCPKETVFNPFFNSYIRFENVIKLEKELTQHLVHQNIISLESYYYYENQIVTLYKFGGVSLMKWNKQKRVFQLEDMLIKTCVINTRNRKELGFVRNDILTSMHTDCFNTTEGNEERKEEWNEEEKDEWSEEKKNEWKEEKKDEWKEEKKDEWKEEKNDEYKNDRKYLPSVNCEEECTGNTANTPKVKGVNLHSNKTYYLDRGVKEVVADEGTDTEDKLEGLNKWRDEWPIVRRDKRRKKGKRMHVYPEYLIAEILRQLLKVCLFLYEHRIYHSDIKPSNIVVKNVKKENLNTICYSNKKNKWSIKKFGKIMNRNFLIKLIDFEYSQKVYNEKANIGGTTSLFKPLEDFKKNKINVCSKLVWIIGITLFILSTGTHPFCNVNNDVHIFFIIKSKKFNIRKRFKRYSYFSDSFKDLLERMLRVQVNKRISFFDIFIHPFVLFG; this is encoded by the coding sequence ATGAGTGTGTACTTGAAGCGCAAATTCTTCAAAAAGCATAGAGGCTCGTCGAGCTACTTTTCGGACTTTTCCTTTGATAGTTATAAAAAAGGGAACAACTCaagtgaaaatataaattgcCTAAGTGACAGTGAGCACATATTATGTGTAAGACGTCCCGGCAGGAGGAGAATAAGGCATATCGCTGCTCCCTTTGAGATGGTAGAAAGAGAAGACGGATATAATTTTCTGAACGGGTCAGGTAAAACAAAGGCATGTGTTTACGGAAAATCCcaaaagagaaagaaaaaaaaaagaaaaaaaaaagtacgaAACGAAGCAAAACGAAGGGAATACAATTGgggaaataatttatttaacaaaagATACATGAAGGGGAAAATCTTTACTATATTCAGTTACGACTATATAGAAGTGCTCAAAAGAGTTCGGATAATGAAAAGGAATAACATGATTAACAGTGATAGGGTTAGAAGCGAGGAAAAAGTTTTGAACAGGCAAGGAAGTAGGACGAAGAAGAGAAAACGAAATAGTGCACAATGTAACAATATGGATAGTGTGGTCAGTGTGGTCAATCTGGACAATCAGGACGATGTGCACATCGAGGAGAAGGAGAAACTTGATATATGGAGAAAAATTGAAGCCGAGGAAATATCATTGTGCAGTCCTTTACTAATGAATGTACAAAGTGAGTATACATTgtgttcaaaaaaatataaaaagataagCATTGTTTATGTAAAGGAATATagtgaaagaaaaaataaatatatattaaagagaaaaattaaaaagatcTATAAATGCCCCAAAGAAACTGTATTTAACCCATTCTTCAATAGTTATATACGTTttgaaaatgtaataaagCTAGAAAAAGAATTAACACAACATTTAGTTcatcaaaatataattagtTTAGAATCATATTACTACTATGAAAACCAAATTGTTACTTTATACAAGTTCGGAGGTGTTTCACTTATGAAATGGAATAAACAAAAGAGAGTTTTCCAGCTCGAAGATATGCTTATAAAGACATGTGTAATAAATACAAGGAACAGAAAGGAGCTTGGATTTGTTAGAAACGATATTTTGACTTCAATGCACACCGATTGTTTTAATACCACCGAGGGAAATGAGGAGAGGAAAGAAGAGTGGAATGAAGAGGAGAAAGATGAGTGGAgtgaagaaaagaaaaacgagTGGAAGGAGGAGAAGAAAGACGAGTGGAAGGAGGAGAAGAAAGACGAGTGGAAGGAGGAGAAGAACGACGAGTACAAAAACGATAGAAAATATCTCCCCTCCGTTAACTGTGAAGAAGAGTGTACAGGTAACACTGCGAATACCCCTAAAGTTAAGGGTGTTAATTTGCATAGTAACAAAACTTACTATTTAGATAGGGGCGTAAAGGAAGTAGTAGCGGATGAAGGGACAGACACAGAGGATAAGCTAGAAGGTTTGAATAAATGGCGTGATGAATGGCCGATTGTACGGAGGGATAAGCGGCGCAAAAAAGGGAAGCGTATGCATGTGTACCCAGAGTACCTGATAGCCGAAATTTTAAGGCAGTTACTAAAGGTATGTCTTTTTCTATACGAACATAGGATATACCATAGTGATATCAAACCATCTAACATTGTagttaaaaatgtaaagaagGAGAACTTGAATACAATTTgttatagtaataaaaagaataagtggagtataaaaaaatttggaaaaattatgaacagaaATTTTCTTATCAAATTAATTGATTTTGAATATTCCCAAAAAGTGTATAATGAGAAAGCAAATATAGGAGGGACTACTTCACTTTTCAAACCATTAGaagattttaaaaaaaataaaataaatgtgtgTTCTAAGTTGGTATGGATTATCGGAATAACACTTTTTATCTTATCAACAGGTACACATCCTTTTTGTAATGTCAATAACgatgtgcatattttttttataattaaaagtaaaaaatttaatatacgTAAACGGTTCAAACGGTATAGCTATTTCTCTGACTCGTTTAAAGATTTACTTGAAAGAATGTTAAGGGTACAGGTTAATAAAAGGATATCATTCTTTGATATATTCATTCACCCATTTGTGTTATTTGGTTAG
- the GK gene encoding guanylate kinase, putative produces the protein MLLKDFPSSFRFSVSCTTRKKRENERDGIDYYFLNKEDFELKLKQNFFLEHDNYANNLYGTLKSEYDKAEMENKICLFEMNINGVKQLKECNYVSNGIYIFVKPPNTDILLSRLKKRNTENPEQINKRMYELNRELDEANNIDFNMFLVNDDLTKTYEQLKEYLMQSYQHLRSGSGSR, from the coding sequence ATGCTCCTCAAAGATTTTCCATCTTCTTTTCGTTTTTCAGTGAGTTGTACAACTagaaaaaagagagaaaatGAAAGAGATGGAATagattactattttttaaataaagaagacTTTGAATTAAAGTTaaagcaaaatttttttttggagcATGATAATTAtgcaaataatttatatggaACATTAAAGAGTGAATATGACAAGGcagaaatggaaaataaaatatgtttatttgaaATGAATATTAACGGAGTTAAACAACTGAAGGAATGTAATTATGTTAGTAAcggaatatacatatttgtaaaacCACCCAATACTGATATACTATTAAgcagattaaaaaaaagaaataccgAGAATCccgaacaaataaataaaagaatgtaCGAATTAAATCGAGAACTAGATGAAGCTAATAACATAGACTTTAACATGTTCTTAGTAAATGACGATCTTACAAAAACGTATGAGCAGCTAAAGGAATATTTGATGCAATCCTATCAGCATTTGAGAAGCGGCAGCGGTTCGAGGTGA
- the TAF7 gene encoding transcription initiation factor TFIID subunit 7, putative: MEKKKENTIKISLNINTNTKNENYINAYPVGNGYSKIKANSKEVSEALSLIEDIRGGAFHYKDLQEIYFMNDTDLIKIINEIKNVEEKVKNNVGIKNINNSVNMNDHSGIHTNSNNNENVNMINGISSGINKNNSFNYSDDYSQNCKYKNGKGGNVFMLENDVDKACIIRFPLTVANEIKKYLLKKNLELEIEPTSLLNSRFFLIHFKNINKKFYGVLLELSTHIEIHKTLDRTNLYKTNDVSQIIYVYDKDEKHSSNRCSGSNVCRGDNCLTNSKLLERFINNNFQLDCGINSKIDKFHFENHAKLYKYHDIYFAEKLISDYLNANYYDYYDLYVKTYNEMNNHVRIERESNFKQTEIVDEDTNLSDILNSLDNTCNIMNQIEKEKGDITFETLLNYQIDNENYESDVSDLLLGGTYYMRKKK, encoded by the exons atggaaaagaaaaaagaaaatactataaaaatatcgCTTAACATAAATactaatacaaaaaatgaaaattatatcaatGCATATCCTGTAGGCAATGGCTATTCGAAGATTAAAGCAAATTCGAAGGAGGTTTCCGAAGCACT GAGCCTCATTGAAGATATCAGGGGAGGAGCTTTTCACTACAAGGACTTGCAAGAAATATACTTCATGAATGATACGGacctaataaaaattataaatgagATAAAGAATGTGGAGGAGAAGGTAAAGAACAATGTAGGCATCAAAAACATTAATAACAGTGTAAATATGAACGATCATAGCGGTATTCATAcgaatagtaataacaacgAAAACGTAAATATGATTAATGGAATTAGCAGTGgtattaataagaataatagtTTCAATTATAGCGATGACTATAGCCAAAATTGTAAATACAAGAATGGGAAGGGAGGGAATGTATTTATGCTCGAAAATGATGTAGATAAGGCATGCATAATAAGATTTCCATTAACTGTTgcaaatgaaataaaaaaatatttattaaaaaaaaatttggagCTAGAAATAGAACCAACGAGTTTATTAAATTCAAGATTTTtcttaattcattttaaaaatataaataagaaattttatGGTGTTTTACTTGAACTGTCCACACATATAGAAATACACAAAACGCTCGATAGAACCAACCTGTACAAAACAAATGACGTATCACAGATCATTTACGTGTATGATAAAGATGAGAAGCACAGTAGTAACCGCTGTAGTGGCAGTAACGTTTGTAGGGGTGATAATTGCCTGACCAATAGTAAACTTCTTGAACGGTTCATAAATAACAATTTCCAGTTGGACTGTGGAATTAACAGCAAAATtgataaatttcattttgaaaATCATGCAAAACTCTATAAATATCATGATATATACTTTGCCGAAAAACTTATATCTGACTATTTAAATGCTAACTATTATGACTATTATgatttatatgttaaaacATACAATGAGATGAATAATCATGTACGTATAGAACGAGAAAGTAATTTTAAACAAACAGAAATAGTTGATGAAGATACAAACTTATCCGATATATTAAATTCACTTGATAACACatgtaatattatgaatcaaatagaaaaagaaaaaggtgATATCACGTTTGAAACGTTATTAAATTATCAGATAGACAATGAGAATTACGAATCCGATGTTTCCGATTTGTTGCTAGGGGGCACCTATTACATGCGCAAGAAGAAGTGA